In the genome of Siniperca chuatsi isolate FFG_IHB_CAS linkage group LG14, ASM2008510v1, whole genome shotgun sequence, the window AGAGTGAATTCAGCTTTTTGAACACATGTATCCCGTTTCAACTtaacacaatacaaacaatacaaaaaggaaaaggaagcaGAGGGTGTGTTTACTGGTTTATGTGTATGTTGGGGGATAGGATAGACTCGCAACATAATTCATGAAGattgttatattttttaagtGATCCATTTTAAGTGAATCTCAGTTTCTCAGTTTAAAGACACATTACAACCTCCTTGATGCATAGTAATAAGGTGTTCTCACTTTGACAGTAAATTTGAGTGAAACACAAACTAGAGTTGTACTCACAGTCTCCATTGATACAGAGAGACGGCTGGGTTGGCGTCAGCTTGGCAGCTCAGCTGGACGTTCTCTCGGTTCAGATACCAGTTTCCATCAAACCCATCCACCGAAACATCCGGCTCATctggtacacacacaaacacatacaaataacAGAAATTTAGCTTGTAATTTACCTTGTGTACTTTATTTTACCTGTATAGTTATGTACTTATTGTTACGTGTGAGAAAGACTTACACTGAATATCGAGAGTGACGCTGTCAGTGAAGACCTCCTCGTTGTAGGTTGTGACACAGGTGAGCGTCtccttgtgtgtttctttgctggGCACCAAAATGTAGTCACTCTGAACGGTGAATGTCCCGTCTGAGTTTCTGTATTCTCGGGTGGTCACTTCTCCCGGAACCCTTGTCTCCCACCTACTCACATCAACAAGGAATCAGCGTCACAACACAGAAATGCATCACTGTGGGCTGATTTGTGGTTAAGTGGGATTTCAACAACTAGGGCAGTGTTGTCATCAAACAAGCCACAGCACATGCTGTAGTAAACTTAGCTTCTAAAAAGGGAGGATGAATTCTAGAGAGAAAACACTCCTTGTCTTCCACTaaagcacacataaacacacacacctgatggTTCCGGGCGGTTTTCCATTGGCAGAGACACACGTGGCCACCGGTGTTTTCAGATTGGATGAACGAGCCACCAGCGTCGGCGTGGACAGACTCATCTGCGTTGTCGGGCGTACTTAgggaatgaaaataaacaaaagcactGAGTTTAACTAGCGTTAGACTACTTTTAAAGCATGATAATATAGTATAATGTTTAACTTATGACAGACTGTTCAAAGTACTGACAGGTTAAAGCTTTGACTCGACAGTAAATATGAACAGCAATCACCTCATCAACAAATCACCCTCCAAACTCTAAAAGCTGGTGCCCTAAAAACAATGTTATAAAGTCAAAATTCGACATTCATTATTTACTATCTACAGGTAATGTTCATCCCATGGTCCATCCATTAGGACTCAAAATTAAAAGGTGAAATAACaattaaaattgtgttttcacattgttgGCTATTTTTCTATATAGTGTAGAGTATTCTATGCTTTATGctgagagttagaagagaagattgGTGCCACCCTTAAACGTCTACACTAAATATTAGGgtagagccaggagacggttagcttagctttgcacaaagactggaagcagggggaaactgctagcctggttctgtccgaaggtaagcacctctaaagctcactaattgaaTTTGATAtgcatgttatatctcattagTTTAATCCGTCCAAAAACAACAAGCTGTGGTTTGTATGGGGCTTATGTACCCCAATATTTCTTCgccaggagcagtgacttcctggacaACAAGACCCCCCCTATCCTCTGTCATATGTGAGAGTGACAATCCACAACCAGATCACACATCTGTCTTACCGAAGACAGTGAGGTTTACAGTGTTTTCTCGGTTCCCTGCGGGGAACGTGGTGTATTCACAGATGTAGGTTGCCTCGTCAGAGAGGCGGAGCGCAGAGAAGGTGATGGTGGTGTCTTCAAGAGTCGGAGTTCGTCGCCTCACAGCTGCGTTCTTGAAGGTGACACGGTCCCTGTAGGGCGGGGCCACAGACACACCCAGGGAGGGATTGGCGATTGCCACATTCTGCTTAGTTCCATTCACCAGTTTCTGCCATGTTACCTTGAGAAAGATAGATGAAATGGAAGAAGTCATTGATGGGCTGAAGAGTAGAACAGTTCTGATATGAACGACAGACATTTGACAcagttatattagttatataaTATTGAGTAGgccaacaataaacaaacaagatgaatGTGAAATATAGTATATTAGCTTATGTATATTAGTTCAAATGTCCTCAGTGGTGCATGCACTTATACAATTATACCAAACAGTGGTTTTAGCCCATTAACTACATTGCATACTGCATATTTATATCTTTCATTATTAATGGTCAAAGGCAAACTTAAACGTTTTTAAATTGGTTTCCTATGAAAATAATGGGATGAAAATCAgttcacaaagacaataaatggTCACAATTAGGGGCCTTTTCTCTGCCAGAGTTACATTATTGTTAAGTGGTAATGCAGTTCAGAGCAGGGACGTTTCTTGATTTATTGCCttgctgaaataaaaatgacatcCTGGACACTGGGAAATCAGTTCTTTGGAAACTGTAGCTagtattaaaaaatatagcTAAATATAGCTAAAACAGGGGGGAAAACTTCTGGTATGGTCCCTAAAATTGATCTCAAAAGAAAAATGCCACTGGTTGTTTTAGAATATCTGTGCATACATGGTTAAAATTTTTGAATGTGGCCTCTGTTAACAGAAACAGGCTGACATTTCTCTAATAAGGAGGTTTGGTAGATATCAGGTTAAGGCAGAACATATTTACATGCACCGATATAACCTGGTCACTGTGAAACAATGATTTAgcgttgtgtttctggccacctcaTGAATGTCCAATGTTCTTCTTAAAGATGAAAATATCAAGGTTACTTAATCGCACGTAAACGCACAGCATAAACAGTGTGCTGATTTATCTGGAATATGGAAGGTGTGCTCTGTGTTTGAAAGATATCATTTGCTCTTgtgatttttatgtattttatgttttaatctGCATACACCATGCATTCAGGTGGACGACTGAATACCTGGGAGATTTTGACAGGCGGGGAGCTGTTGATGAACCGACAGCAGAGATCCGCCTTTGAGCCAACATACCCCGACTTCCCATCATCCATTTCCACAGTCTGGCCATTTATTCCTGTAGGggaaacacagacataaaaatattttcacctATACcgggcatacacacacaaatacgcaCATGTTGGCAGCATCAGATTGGCATGCTCTAAGGTGTTCACAGTCAGCACAGCATTTTGAGCTGATGAAGTGAGCTGAGCTGTCAAAGCTGATACAGTTCAGCAGCGTGACAGGTGAGCTCAGGTCAAAGGTTGTGGATTAGAGTGAGGTATAAATAAGCACAGTTTGTTTGGTTACTGTTCCCACTGACTTACTGATCCCCTTTAACAAATCCACAGCAGAGCCACACCCATTTCCTGAGTGTACATGAGTCACGTGTGTTTACTTCTGTTTGTCAGATATACAGTAAGAAGCAtcatatttaaagaataaactACTATTATTCACGATGCAGGATAAAGAACAATGATGGTACACTGAACAAAACAGCTCGGAAACAACAGCTGCTCTCATTCTCATACACACATGGTTATACAGtgtacctacacacacacacacacacacacacacacacacacacacagaggcacagaaACCTCATTATACCTCAGTCAGTAAATATCAGCcatctttgattaaaatatgactttttaataaaatttattttatcaaaacTTAACTTGAAACCTGGTTAATACTGACTCATAAtgccaaaataaaagctttgcaACATATAATCAATGTTATACATTAACCTAACAAACAAGATGATCATGTGAGCTCTTTTTTCCTCCCAAGATCTATTTGGCTTCCTCTTTTGATAAGACAATAAGGTCACCCCAAAGAGCTCCCTAGTAGGCATcacaacaggaaatgaaagaCACTGGGTTGCAAATATAGAGTAATATGTATGCGACAAAGCAGTAAAATCCCTTTATTTGGAAAACCTCTCTCTATAAAAGTGATTATGGAAACAGCCATTTCTGACATTACTGTAAAGCATGCAGAGGCATAATAAGGTATGATTTACCTCTACAAACATTTCTTCAGCTGGTTACttttaactttctgaaacatttaatgGCATACACCAAACAACTGGAAATTTTATTATATGAATATGATGCTGAATTAGACAGTGTGAATGTAACCCATACCCAGAGGTGATTTCCATGTTTgacatattgtatttttttttttaaaacagatataATGAGGTGCCCTAGTTCATGGTTCATCATGCAGTCCAATATTTCCATGTTATTAATGGAGGAATTGATCGGTCCATTAGCGTTCTAGTCCAGTCTCTATCGCAGAGGCAACCACTCAAAAATACCCCAGGCTGACAGCGCAGACATCATAACTAAAGCTGTTCATCCCTCTGACAAGGTCTTCTTGTTAAGTAATGCTTCGACCCATTAACAGTATGTTGGCAATCCTAATATTTCTGTTAGAGGTGTGTAGGAGCTTCCTCAAGAAATGTGCAAACATGTCATTTCCTGCAGGGTTACAATACACGATAACTTAATAGCTTCTTGTTGTGCCATTTGGAAAGGTTTGATCGAACAGTGATTATTAGGggaggatatacagtataataaataCTAAAATGTATTGTGATATGTTCTCTTACGATACATTATGGATACACTGGCACTAATATTATGATACATTCTCTTGTGATTTATTATCAGAAAGCATACCAGtagcaaataaataatatagtaatgaaacatttgaataatgttttttacaGACTGAAGGATTTTTGTagtaattttacatttgttaaCATCCCATAAACGAGGACAGGTCAAACGCCAGCAGAAATCAGCAATTTTCTCTCAAGACTGTACCTATAAATTACAATGAATTAAAGgtatttttttaccattttacttGAAGCAGTCTTGAAATTTGGTTCTGACTATAGTAAACAGAACGCTATAGACAATACTGTTTATTCTGTGGAGCATGAATGTCACTCTGTGGCCTTAAAACTATAAAATTACCTGAAAGAGCAACCTTGCTTAGATTATGGTGATTAGCGAGTGTACTTGATGATTTGTTTGgtcttgttttttcatgtaaatCTGTAGAAAAAGCATTTaatatgcaaaaatgtatttggtatacagtacatttgtgcatgtgcaaacatgcacacaaaagcacaGTAAATGCTGATAAATGTCTTAGGAGCCGTCTGCCCTGcttatatcaataataatatcaaCATCAAAAATATGACCAACATCATCACATGAAGCCATATGTGTTTTGTTATATCAATAAGtttaatagttttgttttagAGCAGGAGTTCACTGTGCCATACACGCCCACTTTTACAAaccattgtgtgtttgtgcaggttgTTGGGAGGGAAGAAGGCCAGCAGTGGGAGTAGATTACAGCATTTAGGATATTAATGTGCATCAGGTCCATTTGCTGCTGTACATATGGGCAGCTCACAATTACATAATGTTTTTGCTGAAATATTGTGGATTCAGTCCTTCAaatttgtttgtgcatgtgtgtttttaaacctCCATACCTATAAGAAACAACTTCAGTAGCAAATCAGCTATGGCCTCTCCAAACATCTAATATTTAGGCCAAACAAACTCTTATTAAATGCATCATATCGTGTAGATTGATCTCAATCATCCAAAtagtaaaatgtcaaattacatGTAAAAACACTTCACTGAACTTATGATAGACCTTCCACCATTTACCAATTGCTTATTGCTTATTTAGGTCACACTACTCTGAACAAAATGTTGCCAGTAAATCTAGCCTAGGTAGCATATTACATTTCCTTGAAAACATATTAGCCAAAGCAAATTTATATGAACAGCTGGGGCTACAACATCATCAGAACTGAAGAAGCTGATTGGATGCAGAGTGAAACATCTGAAGCTCTACGATGTTCACTTAGGATTTGTTTGGTTTACAGGTTTTCAGGGCCAGGGAACCTGGGGGCTGGGCAAAGGCGATGTAAGGGACCTCAGGCAGACGGCCTGGAGGCAGGACCTAAGGGCAGAGCAGATCCTGAGGACAGCGATGAAGGCGAAACCCCTCCGGAGGCCGGATTGGATGCCGGCGGTGAAGACggaaaccatctggaggccGGCAACGTGGCTGGAGATCAGGACCAGGGTCTAACGACTGGAGATCTGAGCCGGAGGCCGGCAACAGGGCAGCTGGATGTTACTACAGCTCTGGAAGTTGTTCAGGAGACTGCCTCAGCTCAGAAAGTCCAGGAGGTTGCTGTTGTTCAGGGCCTGGTGATTCTAGCAACTCAGACACAGGCaattgctgcagctcagaaagtCCAGGAGATTcaggaagctgcagcagctcaggggATTCAGGAGGTTGCGGCCCCACCGGACCCGGGACAGGAGACCGCTGCGGCGCAGGAACTGGAGACCACCATGGCGCAGGAACTGGTGTTGGCCAGGCTGCCGACTGGAGACCAGGAGCCGGCCAGTCCACAGACTGGGGACCAGGCAGGACTGATGACTGCTCTGAGGCACTTGGCAGCGGTGAGGACGAGGAGCtgggcagctgagtctctgAAGTGCTGGGCAGCGGGACCTCCATGCCACAGGGCAGCAGTGAGgatgagcagctgggcagcggagaGGCACGACGTTGGTGgtgggagccacgcttcctcctggAAGGCTTCCCAGAAGGTGGCTCCAGGCCCAGAACAGGCTGAAAATTAGCAGGCTGGAGGCTGGCAGGCCGGCAGGCCGGAAACCAAGCTGACTGTGAGGACCTCCAAAAGCCAGGCAGGTACCCAGGGGTTATAACGGGTTCGGAGCTGGGGCCAGCTCAGGACAGGTAGGTTACTGGCTAGCCAGTTCAGGACAGGCATGTTGCATGCACATGATCTGAGCCTAACAGACCGGGGTGCAGGCTGGAGGCTAGCAGGCTGATGAACAGGCTGAGATGCAGGCAGGTTGCTAGTGGGCTGGATGTTAGCAGGCCAAGGTGCTGACAGAAATGAAGGCTAGAAGCTAGCATGCTCAGAACTAGCATGCTGGTGGCTAACTGGCTGGGAAGCAGACTGGAAATCAGGGGTATTTATAAAGTGTTTAACCCCCTCGGGTAGCGAACTCCACCGCCAAGGCCTAGAGTACACCTCCCTGCATGCACTAGTCAGAGCCTCCTGTCTGTGCTCATTACTGGGTGCATTCCTCCAAGTGTCCTTGatctaaatcaaatcaaaaagcaAGTAGTCTTATGGATCCATACTGGTCAGTTTGTACTGTTGTGTTTTGCCAAGCAGGCGGAAGGAGTAGGACCCAATTGCAGACAacggaggcagagcaggtgcagtttcATAATTTTAATGGAAGGAAACACGTTTACACTGAAACTGGCAGGAAAAAGTCACTCACAGCAGGTATACGAGGGGAAAAGagcattacaaaataaaacaggaaatactttACATAatccctcaaaccatgacaactgTATGTCTGATGGATGAAATGCATGATGACAtctattaaaggaatagtttgctGACCTAGTTTAGTTAGCAAAGTTATTTATTAGCATTAACAAGTCAGGTAAAGCAATATTTTAGTGGTTTTAGGGAATGTACTGGTAACTAATATAAAGCTTCAAACTGTTTCATCATACTTAGATAGCAACATGAATCTTCACTGGGACGCTAAAATAGAACACATCTTCTTTGTAGCGTCCATGTTGTTTCCACAGTACTACTTAAAGGTCATGAACGTAAAGAAGTGGGAAGAACGATTTCCCAATTCCGGACGGAAATGGGGCCATCCGCGGAACAAGTGACTGCACcaaaagattggaaacaggtagcctgactctgtctaatgttaatgttaatgttaatctGCAtacctgcacctctaaagctcactaattaacacgttatttTATAAAACCGAGTTTTTAAGGGGAGATATgtgtcagactatttcttggccgggagcagtgacttcctgtagtCTCTGAAATAGCCCGGCacataactccctgtaaaaccacaacatgtttttaaacaaatgagaacACATGAATACAGAAAAGCCACAACAGGTCAGGTTGTAATTTCTACCAGTCCTGCTTTATATAAGGGAGGTAAAATACCTTTCACTCGTGTCTGACTTCTTTGTCTGAACTCtatccttcacacacacacacacacacacaaacacacgtatcCCACTGAGAATCCCCCTGAGCTCTGTTGCTGAGCTGATTAGGGGCTTTAGGTGAGGGCAGAACAGACAGAGAACCTAcgtctctgacacacacacacacacacacacacacccatatcTCATTGACCCCACATCTCTCccattgtttcattttacattattctaTTGTTTAGACTATGGGAAATGACCTCACCAGTCCTCATGACAATAATCCAtaaacagcagcacacaggCATGAGACGACCATGGGAACGTAACAAAACAATAGCAATATTGTTTCCCAGTTGAATGTGCAACATGCAAGAATAGCTAGAGCATCACAGTATGGTGCTGAGCTTTTGGTTTTTTATCCTGAATGGATATCCTCCATCTTTCTTCATCTTACTCATTATGTGACAAGCCATTTTTAACCTTTTctcgtgtgtgtgagagttcaACAGAGAGGAAGTGGCAGGTTTTGCTGTTGGCTGGTAGGAAAAGAGATGGGAAAGCAGAAATCTcattgcaatttaaaaaaaaaaatctgtttttcaagAATGTTCTGGCCACTCCAATA includes:
- the nectin1a gene encoding nectin cell adhesion molecule 1a isoform X1, with protein sequence MDNPGFWIFLITTCVTPGINGQTVEMDDGKSGYVGSKADLCCRFINSSPPVKISQVTWQKLVNGTKQNVAIANPSLGVSVAPPYRDRVTFKNAAVRRRTPTLEDTTITFSALRLSDEATYICEYTTFPAGNRENTVNLTVFVRPTTQMSLSTPTLVARSSNLKTPVATCVSANGKPPGTIRWETRVPGEVTTREYRNSDGTFTVQSDYILVPSKETHKETLTCVTTYNEEVFTDSVTLDIQYEPDVSVDGFDGNWYLNRENVQLSCQADANPAVSLYQWRLVNGSIPSNAEIRDNVLTFKGPVTYDVQGTYVCDATNSIGTRSGSVEVSIIEKPLPQIATGDVISVIALLLAAGVLMGITVTVLVLKIRSRKDDSSNDSPSRKLSQPIRKRPADDIQHSGRLYEELPNTADYVSYRLACNKEDYPEPYSPPINPPLSFLPQHPYHSSQPTTATSSSTTTMSKNTFSPPSHTTAIFKYPSVPGLSSPPPGVAAYTFPKEQYV
- the nectin1a gene encoding nectin cell adhesion molecule 1a isoform X2 — encoded protein: MDNPGFWIFLITTCVTPGINGQTVEMDDGKSGYVGSKADLCCRFINSSPPVKISQVTWQKLVNGTKQNVAIANPSLGVSVAPPYRDRVTFKNAAVRRRTPTLEDTTITFSALRLSDEATYICEYTTFPAGNRENTVNLTVFVRPTTQMSLSTPTLVARSSNLKTPVATCVSANGKPPGTIRWETRVPGEVTTREYRNSDGTFTVQSDYILVPSKETHKETLTCVTTYNEEVFTDSVTLDIQYEPDVSVDGFDGNWYLNRENVQLSCQADANPAVSLYQWRLVNGSIPSNAEIRDNVLTFKGPVTYDVQGTYVCDATNSIGTRSGSVEVSIIEKPLPQIATGDVISVIALLLAAGVLMGITVTVLVLKIRKMTLRPENCPSR
- the LOC122888652 gene encoding uncharacterized protein LOC122888652 produces the protein MNSWGYNIIRTEEADWMQSETSEALRCSLRICLVYRFSGPGNLGAGQRRCKGPQADGLEAGPKGRADPEDSDEGETPPEAGLDAGGEDGNHLEAGNVAGDQDQGLTTGDLSRRPATGQLDVTTALEVVQETASAQKVQEVAVVQGLVILATQTQAIAAAQKVQEIQEAAAAQGIQEVAAPPDPGQETAAAQELETTMAQELVLARLPTGDQEPASPQTGDQAGLMTALRHLAAVRTRSWAAESLKCWAAGPPCHRAAVRMSSWAAERHDVGGGSHASSWKASQKVAPGPEQAEN